In Campylobacter showae, the genomic stretch CAGACCGCATACGGAAACGTTATTAACGAAAGAGGCGATGACGAAAATATGCAAAAACAAACGCAAAATTTAAATGCATGGTACGAGAGCGCGGCGGCATATTTTGCAAATTCAAAAAGCTTCGAGAAGGCAAGCGCTCCCGCAAAACAAATAAGCGATCTAGTAAAAGCTAACCTAGACGACTCAAAAAATGGTTACAATATGAACGATATCCAAAAATTCGTCGATAGATTCGCCAAAGCCAAACAAGCAAGCGGCGAGATCTTTAAGATAATAGACACGACGATAGAAGAAAGTGTAAAGTAATGTTATACGAAATTTGAGCTAAAAACATTTGGCTCAAATTTTGCTCTTTTGCATTACTTTAAACCAAAAAATCCATTCTATAAAATTTTGCCAAAACCCATTTTTGAAAGCTTTACATCGTCAAAAACTCTAGAGCAAATTTGAACCCTCTATAAACACAATTAGCTTCAGCAAAATTTATACTAGGTATTGCAAACTTAGCAAATTTACTTCGCGCCAATCACAAGACGCATGTTGCAAGCTCTCCAAATTTGACTGAAACACAGCAATCATTTGCCGTATTGCTTCAAATTTCATAAAGTCAAACCAACTTAAAGCCAGCCTGCCCTCACCTCAAATTTGACCAAATCCCAAAGCAAATTCGGTCAAATTTAAATGCAAATTTAGCCCAGCAGCCTTTTTGCACACTCGCTTATACTCTTGCCGTCGCTTCTAGCGCCGATTTTTTCTTTGGCTGCTTTCATCACCGCACCGATATTTGCGCCCTCGCCAAGGCTAGCGATGATCGCTTTTATCTGGGTTTCTAGCTCGTCTGCGCTTAGTTGCTTTGGCAAATAGCCGTTTATGATATCGATCTCTTTTTGCTCGTTTTGCGCTAGATCGTCCCTGCCGCCGTTTTTATACTGCTCGATAGAGTCCATGCGGCGTTTGATCTGGGTTTGTAGGATCGGTAGCACCTTTTCGTCGGTCATTTCGGCGCGCTCATCGACTTCGACTTGCTTGATGACCGAGTTTATGAGCCTTAGCGTGTCGCGGCGAAAGTTATCTTTTTCTTTCATCGCAGTCTTGATGTCCTCTAAAATTTGCTCTCTAATCGTCATTTTTTCTCCTTTAAATTTAAGTAGGCAAATTATAACGAAGCTAAAATTTAAAGCTAATAAAACCGCCTAAATTTGGCTTGCTTAAGAAAAATATAGTTATAATTAGCCATTAATTTTTAAAAGGACTTGCTTGAGAAGCGACAATCTCTTTGCATTTGCGATCTTTATAATCACCGCGTTTGGATTTTTCGTTTGGGGCTATCAGTACATCCCGACTCATCACTTTTTGCTTTTCAGTATCGCTAGTATTTTCGGTATCTTTATGGCGTTTAACATCGGCGGCAACGACGTTGCAAACTCCTTTGGCACGAGCGTGGGCGCCAAGACCGTCACGATAAAGCAAGCCCTAGTTATCGCCGCTATTTTCGAGCTTAGCGGCGCGATATTTGCCGGCGGCGAGGTAACAAAAACCATTCGCGAAGGTATAGTGAGCTTCCCGCAGGAGGGCACGGAGCCGATGCTTTTCGTGCTGATTATGATGTCGGCGCTTTTAAGCTCGGGTATTTGGCTATTTATCGCGTCTAAAAAGGGTCTGCCCATCTCCACGACGCACTCGATTGTAGGCGGCATCGTTGGCGCCGGGCTTACGATGGGCTTTACGACGATGAGCGGAGATAAGGCTCTAGCTATGGTCTCCTGGGGCGAGATAGGCAGGATTGCCGTTAGCTGGGTTATCTCGCCGCTGCTAGGAGGCATCCTTTCTTATTTTATTTACGGCTACATAAAATCTAAAATTTTGATCCCGACTCGTAAATTTACCCTAGAGCTAAAGGTGCTAAAACGCGAGCGTAAAGCCTACAAAGAGCGCTATTTGCAAGAGCTAAAAACAAAACCCGAAAGCGAACAGATAAGGATACTAAGCAAGATCGCGGTCCTTGACGAGGATGACGTCGAAAGCGGCGAACGCAGCGAATATAAGCTCACTATCAAAGCCATGAAAGAGCGCGAAAAAGAGATCGATACGTCAAAAGCTATGCGCAAACATATCCCGATGGTAGCGGGCATCGGCGCGATCATCATCTCATCGATGATGCTTTTTAAAGGGCTTGAGCATCTAAATTTAGACCTAGGTTTTATCGGCACGATCTGGATCATCTGCGTCATCGGTATCGTCACCTATCTCGCCACGCTTGCGATGATAAACGTGATGAAAAAAGACAATGCCGAAAAGAGCACGAACCGCATTTTCTCGTGGTTTCAGATATTTACGGCCTCCTCGTTCGCCTTCTCTCACGGCGCAAACGACATCGCAAACGCCGTGGGCCCATTTGCCGCGATCCTAGACGTGCTAAAGACAGGCTCGATAAACGCCACAGCACCCGTACCTGGTATCGCGATGGTGACGTTTGGCATCTCGCTCGTGGTGGGGCTTTGGTTTTTGGGCAAGGAGGTCATTACCACGATCGGTAGCAAGCTAGCCGAGATCCTACCCACGACCGGTTTTAGCGCCGAGCTAGCCGCTAGTACGGTTATCCTGCTAGCGACAAAGCTCGGTATACCCGTCTCCTCGACGCACATCCTCATCGGCGCGGTGCTTGGCATCGGTATCCTAAACCGCGACGCCAACTGGAAAATGGTCAAACCTATCGTGCTTGCTTGGGTTATCACTCTACCGATCGCAGGCGGCTCGGCAGCACTTATTTACATGCTTCTAAAGACTATGTTAGGCTTGTAAATTCGACTATTCGCGAGCCGTAACTGGCCGATTTGTTTTGCCAAAACTTATAAAGTTAGTCTTGGTTTTTACCATAAAGTCACAGCAGTGCTCGGCAAATTTAAGCTAGTTTCGTTCAGGTACTATTTAAAACTATAGTTTTATATAATCTAAGCCTTTGGGCTGACTGCTTAAATTTAATGTCTTGACGATAATGCCCGCCTTGCCAAAAAAACGACAAATGATTTTTCACAACAAACTCAAACAATCAAATAAAGGCTCTTGCAACTAAATTTTATAAAATTTAGCAAGCTATTTTTTTATTTATGTATTCGCAAATTAAATTCAGTAAACATAATAGAGTAGTCAAATTTTTACTAGTTAAATCAATAAGCTGGGTAAATTTGACGGCTGGGTAAATTTGACGGCTGGGTAAATTTGACGGCTGGGTAAATTTGACGGCTGGGTAAATTTGACGGCTGGGTAAATTTGACGGCTGGGTAAATTTGACGGCTGGGTAAATTTGACGGCTGGGTAAATTTGACGGCTGGGTAAATTTGACAAAGCGCCGAACTCTTACGAGCTCGGCGCTTTGTCGCAAGCGGTTAAAAAGTATTTTCTCTTTTTTCTAGCACGAGATGCAGTATATAAGTCACCGCAAATGCGACCGCACTAGGCACGATCCAGCCCAGCATCGAGTCGTAAAACGGCATTTCTTTGACGAGATCCGTCAATAGCGGCACGGAAACGCCCGCGATATCAAGTCCGTTTATCGTGCCGACGACCACGCAGACGTAGACGCAGGTGCGGTAGACGAGCTTGCTCGAGTCGATCAGCGGATTGATGAGCGAAAGGATGATGAGCATGATGGCGATCGGATAGATGGCGATGAGCACCGGGATCGAGCCCTTGATAATGGTCGTGAGGCCAAAATTCGCCACGCCAAAGCCGATCAAGCACCACGCCGCGACCCAAATTTTGTATTTGACGCGTCCGCCCGTTAGCTCCTCGAAGTACTCGCTAGCAGAACTGATGAGCCCCAGCGTCGTCGTGATGCAAGCTAGGAAAAACGCAGAACCCAGCACCAAAACGCCTGCCTTGCCGAAATAATGACCGCTGATGCGAGATAGCAGCTCGGCTCCGTTGATCTCCGGCGCGTCTTTAAACAGCTCCGCCGACGTCGCACCCAAGTAGCCCAGCATCAAGTAAATCGACATCAAAATCACGCCCGCCGTCATGCCTGCCTTTATCGTCGATGAAACCAGGTGGCGCTCATCTTTTACGCCCACGGTTCTGATAGCGTTTATCACGATGATACCAAACGCCAGCGAAGCTAGCGCATCCATCGTCTGATAGCCCTCTACAAAGCCCTTAGCCGCAGCATGCTGTGCATAGTCTCCGCTAGGAGCGACGAACTCGCCGATCGGGAACAAAAATCCCGCTCCAAAAAGCAGCAAAATAAGCGCCAAAAGCAGCGGAGTGAGGTATTTGCCGAGTAGATCGACTAGTTTTGACGGATTCATACAGACGTAATAATTTAACGCAAAATACGCCGCCGAGTAGAAAAATAGCCAAATTTGCAAATTTTCAGCCGAAATAAACGGCTTAACAGCGATATCAAAAGGCATATTTGCCGCGCGAGGTATGGCAAAAAGCGGCCCGATCGTGAGGTATAAAAGCGCAGTAAAAACCACTGCAAACACGGGATCTATGCGGCGCACTAGGCTCTGAAGCCCTTTTGCTCTAGCGATCGCTGCGACGCCAAGCACCGGCAAAAGCACCGCCGTAGCGCAAAAAAACATGATCGCGACGTAAAAATTCTGCCCAGCCTCTCGCCCCAAATTCGGCGGAAATATGAAGTTCCCTGCGCCGAAAAACATGGCAAAAAGCGTGAGCGAGATGACTAAAAACTGATTTTTGCTAAGCTTTTGTTTCATTTTCGCTCCATTTTAGTTTTAAATTTGGCAAATTGTATTTAGATAAAGTTGAATTTTCGTTGATTTGAGTTAAATTTACTTATTTTTCGCTCGCGCGTGTTTCGATTTGAAATTTAACCGCGCGGCGGGAGTAAAATTTAAACATTTTAAAGTATAATCGCGAAAAGGAAAAAAATGGCGAAAACTAAAACCGTATTTGAGTGTCAAGCCTGCGGTAATCAGCAGAGCAAATGGGTCGGCAAATGCCCTCAATGCGGGGCTTGGGATAGCTTTTTAGAGCTAAATGCGCAGCAAATAGAAACGCTAAAAGAGATATCAAAAAGCTCTGCAAAACCGAGTCTCGCAAAGCAAATCAGCGAGGTCGAGATCGAAAAAGTCACGCGTATCAGCACGGAAAATAGTGAACTTGACCTGGTTCTTGGCGGCGGCGTCGTGGAGGGCTCGCTAGTGCTAATCGGCGGAAGTCCCGGCATCGGCAAGAGCACCTTGCTACTAAAAATCGCGTCAAATTTCGCCGCCCAAGGCAAAAAGACGCTCTACGTGAGCGGCGAAGAGAGCGCAAGCCAGATCAAAATGCGCGCCCAGCGCCTTGACGCGGTCAAAGACGGGTTGTTTCTGCTCACGGAAATTTTACTAGAAAACATCCTCGCCGAAGTGCGCAAAAACGAGTACAAAATCCTCGTCATCGACTCTATACAGACGCTTTACAGCGAAAAAATCGCCTCCGCACCAGGCTCCGTATCGCAGGTGCGCGAGATCACTTTCGAGCTCATGCGCCTAGCCAAAAATGAAAACATATGCGTCTTTATCATCGGGCATATCACAAAAGACGGCTCGATTGCAGGGCCGCGTATCTTGGAGCACATGGTGGACGTGGTGCTTTATTTCGAGGGAGACTCCAGCCGAGAGCTGCGTATGCTACGAGGGTTTAAAAATCGATTCGGCTCGACTAGCGAAGTGGGGATTTTTGAGATGAGCGAAAACGGACTAATCAGCGCCAACGATGTCGCGGGCAAATTTTTCACGCGAGGCAAGGCTACTAGCGGCTCGGCGATCACGATCACGATGGAGGGTTCGCGCGCGCTTAGCGTCGAGATCCAGGCGCTCGTGTGCGAGAGCGCGTATCCTAAACGCAGCTCCACTGGCTACGAAAAAAACCGCCTAGATATGCTACTAGCGCTACTTGAGCGCAAGCTCGAAATACCGCTGGGTCACTACGACGTCTTTATAAACGTGAGCGGCGGCGTCAAGATCAGCGAAACTGCGGCCGATCTAGCCGTGGTCGCGGCGATCATTTCCAGCTTTAAAAATCGTCCGATCAGCAAAGAGAGCGTATTTATGGGCGAGCTTAGCTTAAACG encodes the following:
- a CDS encoding GatB/YqeY domain-containing protein; translated protein: MTIREQILEDIKTAMKEKDNFRRDTLRLINSVIKQVEVDERAEMTDEKVLPILQTQIKRRMDSIEQYKNGGRDDLAQNEQKEIDIINGYLPKQLSADELETQIKAIIASLGEGANIGAVMKAAKEKIGARSDGKSISECAKRLLG
- a CDS encoding inorganic phosphate transporter produces the protein MRSDNLFAFAIFIITAFGFFVWGYQYIPTHHFLLFSIASIFGIFMAFNIGGNDVANSFGTSVGAKTVTIKQALVIAAIFELSGAIFAGGEVTKTIREGIVSFPQEGTEPMLFVLIMMSALLSSGIWLFIASKKGLPISTTHSIVGGIVGAGLTMGFTTMSGDKALAMVSWGEIGRIAVSWVISPLLGGILSYFIYGYIKSKILIPTRKFTLELKVLKRERKAYKERYLQELKTKPESEQIRILSKIAVLDEDDVESGERSEYKLTIKAMKEREKEIDTSKAMRKHIPMVAGIGAIIISSMMLFKGLEHLNLDLGFIGTIWIICVIGIVTYLATLAMINVMKKDNAEKSTNRIFSWFQIFTASSFAFSHGANDIANAVGPFAAILDVLKTGSINATAPVPGIAMVTFGISLVVGLWFLGKEVITTIGSKLAEILPTTGFSAELAASTVILLATKLGIPVSSTHILIGAVLGIGILNRDANWKMVKPIVLAWVITLPIAGGSAALIYMLLKTMLGL
- the brnQ gene encoding branched-chain amino acid transport system II carrier protein; translated protein: MKQKLSKNQFLVISLTLFAMFFGAGNFIFPPNLGREAGQNFYVAIMFFCATAVLLPVLGVAAIARAKGLQSLVRRIDPVFAVVFTALLYLTIGPLFAIPRAANMPFDIAVKPFISAENLQIWLFFYSAAYFALNYYVCMNPSKLVDLLGKYLTPLLLALILLLFGAGFLFPIGEFVAPSGDYAQHAAAKGFVEGYQTMDALASLAFGIIVINAIRTVGVKDERHLVSSTIKAGMTAGVILMSIYLMLGYLGATSAELFKDAPEINGAELLSRISGHYFGKAGVLVLGSAFFLACITTTLGLISSASEYFEELTGGRVKYKIWVAAWCLIGFGVANFGLTTIIKGSIPVLIAIYPIAIMLIILSLINPLIDSSKLVYRTCVYVCVVVGTINGLDIAGVSVPLLTDLVKEMPFYDSMLGWIVPSAVAFAVTYILHLVLEKRENTF
- the radA gene encoding DNA repair protein RadA, with the translated sequence MAKTKTVFECQACGNQQSKWVGKCPQCGAWDSFLELNAQQIETLKEISKSSAKPSLAKQISEVEIEKVTRISTENSELDLVLGGGVVEGSLVLIGGSPGIGKSTLLLKIASNFAAQGKKTLYVSGEESASQIKMRAQRLDAVKDGLFLLTEILLENILAEVRKNEYKILVIDSIQTLYSEKIASAPGSVSQVREITFELMRLAKNENICVFIIGHITKDGSIAGPRILEHMVDVVLYFEGDSSRELRMLRGFKNRFGSTSEVGIFEMSENGLISANDVAGKFFTRGKATSGSAITITMEGSRALSVEIQALVCESAYPKRSSTGYEKNRLDMLLALLERKLEIPLGHYDVFINVSGGVKISETAADLAVVAAIISSFKNRPISKESVFMGELSLNGEIREIFNLDQRLKEAKTQKFKNAIVPSKPLDAQGLKCFVAGDITQVLEWM